The sequence CTCTCAACCCCCCAGGCTTGAGCAAATTTTTGCCGATGTTCTGCTACATTAATATACTGATAACCGGGATAGGTGTCCGGCAATGCTCCCATGTCACAAGCACCTTGCACATTGTTTTGCCCACGTACCGGATTGACACCAACACTGGGTTTGCCCAGATTGCCAGTTAGCAGTGCCAGGCTGGTTAGTGATCGCACGGTTTCTACCCCTTGATAGAACTGGGTTACTCCCATACCCCAGAGAATAGTGGCTCGTTCCGCTTGCGCATAGAGCCGCGCGGCCTGGCGAATATCCTGCGCGCTAACCCCGGTGACCACTTCTACTGAATCTGGCGTATAACCGGCAACAATTATACGATATTCGGCAAAACCTTCCGTTCGCGCAGCAACAAAGGCATGGTCGTAAAGATCTTCTTCAATAATGACATGGCCAATTGCATTGAGTAATGCGATGTTAGAGCCATTTTTTAATGCCAGATGCATATCGGCGATACGGGCAGTTTCAATTTTCCACGGATCGCAAACAATAATCTTCGCTCCTTTTTGCTTAGCTTTGATCACCCGATTAGCCACAATAGGGTGAGAATCAGCTGGGTTATAACCAAAAACAAAAACTAAATCAGTATCTTCGATACCGACAATAGAATTACTCATTGCGCCATTTCCGACCGACTGGTGCAGACCTGCAACCGATGGGCCGTGTCAAACACGCGCACAGCAATCAACATTATTAGTGCCGATAACCGCACGGGCAAATTTTTGCATAATGTAATTGGTTTCATTGCCTGTGCCACGGGAGGAACCGGTAGTCATAATGGCATCCGGCCCATATTGAGCTTTAATAGCACTCAACTTGTTGGCAACATAGTTCAGTGCTTCATCCCAAGAAACAGCTTCCAGCTTAGCGCCCCGTTGCCGACGGATCATCGGTGATTTCAGGCGCGGGGTAAGGATTTGGGTATCATTGATAAAATCCCAACCGTAATAACCTTTTAGGCATAAATTACCTTGATTGGTTTTCCCCTGCGCCGCCTCAGCTTTGACAATTTTGCCTTTATCAACCATCAGGTTGATTTTGCAACCTGATGCACAGTAGGGGCAAACCGTGACGACTTTTTTCATCCGTATTACTCCTGTTAATTTCATCATTGGAAAAGGATTAAACATTAAGATGCATGAAGCATGCCACACACACCAATATAATTAACTAAATGGAAAATAAAGAAAAAATATTCATTTTTACTAACAGTGTCATTCCTTTGACATAAATGACATGACAAACCAGCCACTAACAAACTGCCCTTATGTCAACGAGAATAAAAGCGCTATTATTATCACCTCACTGGCTGGGCAATCTTTTGACGTTTTGCACCGGGTATTAAGTAAATTTTGCTGCTGCAATCAGCGCTTGACCAAAAGCAATGGCGCCATCACCGGCAGGTAAATTCATCGGCAACAATAGTTGAAAATCAGTTAACCAAAACTTTAGCTGTTGCCGCAGTAAGCGGTTATGCCATACACCGCCACCACAAACAATGGTGGAGATTTTTCGCCACTGCGCATGATGGGCAGCCAAATCTGCTAATCCTTTCGCCAACGCATCATGAAAGGCCCAGGCACGCCAAGCTTTCGGTGCCTGCCAATCCAGCCATTGTTGCCAAAATGTCACCATATCTAATTGGTTATCTTTGACCGGTAGCGTCACTGGGTGATTGATATGATTTACCGTTAGCGCCAGAGCCTCCAATTTGCTAGCTGCTTCGCCCTGATAACTCTGTTGCGCCGGAGCACAATCTAGTGCTGCCGCAATCGCATCAAATAAGCGTCCGGCAGAAGAAGCCGGCGGGGCATTGATCCCTCGCTCTATTGCCCGTGCTAATGGCGGCCAAGGTTTATCGGCTAATATTTTGGCTTCCGATCGCATTTGCCAGTCTGGTACAAATGCCAACCACTGAGCCAATAGATTTCGCCATGGTTGACATGCGGCCAAATCACCACCCGGCAGCGCGACTGCCGGCAATCCTGCCAATTTTTCACATGCGTCATAATTGACGCGTAAACATTCCCCGCCCCATAACTGATCATGCTCTCCCCAACCAATTCCATCGAGGATCAATGCGATAACATCACCTGCATGCCGTGGCCAAAGATGCTCAGCCAAACAGGCGACGGCATGAGCATGGTGATGCTGCACCTTTACTATCGGCAAAGCCATCTGCTGCGCCAGTTGTTGTGTTCGATAGGCAGGATGTTTATCATTAACGATTTTTTGTGGCGTGAACTGCCAAATTTGTTGCATCCTGGTCACTACCTGCCACCACTGTGCTTACACATTTTGCTCATTGAGATCGCCCAGATGCTGGCTGAGTATCGCCTGTTGATCCCTTATCAGGCAGAAAGTATTTTTTAGATCAGCGCCTAAGCATAACAACGGCGGTACATTGCTAAAACCGGGCGGTAAAGACAAGCTGTCTGGTACAAAACCTCTGGCTCGACGCAGCATTTCACCGCAGGCGCGCATAACGGAATCATCCATCCGCTGTAAAATATCCCGATTGTGTAATAGCCAGCCGTCAGCAATATCAATCAGATCCGTCAATGCTTGTTCATTATTCAATGCCGGCGGACAGCCACTGAGATTGCCTGAGGTCATCACTAATGGACGCGCGACAGCTTGCATTAATAGATGTTGTAAGGGATTTGCCGCCAGCATGACACCGACTTCGTTAAGCTGTGGTGCTATCTCATCAACTAACGATAGCCATTGTTTATCCACTAACACAATTGGTGCCGCGGGCAGTCGCAAAAGTGACTGAGTCTGTTCAGGCAGCAGGCTGGCCATTGCATCGGTGATCATCACGGCTAAGGGCTTTGACGGTCGCCGTTTACGCTGACGCAAGCGCTTTACTGCCGTTCGATTGTTGGCATCACAAGCCAGGTGAAAACCACCTATCCCTTTGATGGCAATAATTTTACCCTTTTTCAATGCGCTAATAGCTGCCTGAATTGCTGCCTCTTTTTCTTGTCGCTCATTTTCCGCCAGCCAAGCTAGCTGCGGTCCGCAATCAGGACAGGCAATGGGTTGGGCATGGAAACGGCGATCAGCAGGATCACGATATTCTGCTGCGCAAGGCGCACATAGCGGAAAAGCAGCCATAACGGTAAACGGTCGATCATAGGGTATCGCGCGAATAATCGTGAGGCGCGGCCCACAATGAGTACAATTAATGAATGGGTAGCGATAACGACGTTGGCTTGGATCATTCATTTCTTGCAAACACGCCGGGCAAGTAGCCGCATCGGGAGCAACTTGGGTTGCCATCGTTGCCGGCACGCTATGCTGGATAGTGAAATCCTGCGGCAATTGACGCCAGTGCCAGGGAAATTGCTGCACCTGATCGATACGAGCTAAGGGTGGGCAATCGATTGGCAATAGATCAAGTAATCTATTGGCATCGCCAACAATACGCACCACCACGCCGGCACCGTCGTTATAAACCTCCCCTTTAAGGGTTAATCGCTGTGCCAATTGCCAAATCCAGGGCCGAAATCCGACCCCCTGAACTTTGCCATAGATCCGCAATAAGGTACCATTTTCACTCTTCATATTGGCTAATATCGCGCTGGCTAGTTAGAAAATTTGGTTAGCCATACCATTTAACGCCGCCCGCCGACGCTTCTCAAGATTGAGTTGTTCCAGTTTGTTACGATCAACACACATAATTGCGTTGGTAGGACAAGCCTGAATACAAGCCGGCCCTTCAGACCGATGATGGCAAAGATCACATTTATTTGCTTGCGCCTTCTCAACCACAACATTCAACCCAGCCCCACTATTGCGTACTACTGGCCGTAAAACCACCTCCATCGCACCATAAGGACAAGCGACAACACAAGTCTTACAGCCAATACAACGCTCTTGATGAACGTGAACAAAATCGCTCTCGCGCATAATTGCACTATTAGGACAAACATTGGCACAGGGCGCATCTTCACATTGGCGGCAGGTAGTGGCGGTAGAGACACTAACACCTTTAATAACTTGACATCCTCCCCCACCTTCACACTTCGTGACTCAGGAGGGGGATTCCCGTTAGTCGGAGACTATCTGATCGCTCAGAAGCCTGGTTCCTGCTGCTGACGGCATTACTGCACCGTTCACTTCACAGGCTAACACGGCATGTCCTGCCGCTAAAATGTTACGAGCTCCGTTGATATCTGCGTTCTCTGTATACCCGCACTCAAGGCACTCGAATCTACTTTGTGATTGACGATTTTCTTTCGCTGTATGACCACAACATGCACACCGTTGACTTGTATATGCCGGAGGCACAGCTAATACCTGACCACCGCGCCATAGCTGCTTGTACTCAAGCTGACGGCGCATTTCATACCAACCCTGATCCAGTATCGAACGGTTAAGTCCTGATTTTGCCCTGACATTCCGTCCGTGCTGCTCTTGTGTACCTTTTGCCGATTTCGACATGTTACTGACCTTTAAGTCCTCAATGACGATCATCGCGTGGTTTTGCTGATTTCACTGGTGACTTTGTGAAGGTAGTCTTTGCGGATATTGGTTATATGCGAGTGGAGACGTTGGATTTTTCGCTTCTGTTTTTCCAGTTATTGCTGAATTTAACTTTACAGCTTAACTGACGCTGGAATTTCGCCAGCTTTTTTTGGTTGGTTTTAAAACTGTTTACAGGTTCAAACACTGTGCCGTCTGACAGCGTGGCGAGTCTGGTTACACCTGCATCCAAACCAATCATTGTTGCTGACGAATGAGGCTGAATGTCCATTTCCAGTTCGACCTGAAACGATATATACCAGTGTCCCGCATGTTGGCTAACGGTTGCGTTTTTAATCTTACCGTACAGCTTTTGCGACTGCCGGAACTTTACCCATACCAAACCTGACGGTAATCTCACTCTGCCATTATCGAGCTGACAATATTTATCAAAATTAACAAAACGAACTGAATCACGCCCGTCATTTTTCCTTTTAAATACAGGAGCTTTTGCTGCCAGTTTTTTATCAAAGCAGCGTTTCCATGCCCCGTGCAGATCTTTGAGTTTCTGCTGAAGATTATCCGTGTAGGCTTCTTGCAAAAGGAATGTTCCGGCTTTTTTTTCCATTCTGTGAGCATCCGATTTAGTTCAAACGCTGACGGTAGTTTACCGCCGGATTCAATAATGCGTTGCGTCTCTGCTAGCCCGTAATTCCAGATAAAACGAGCGCATCCGCACAACTGCCGCAAACGTTGCGACTGTTTTTCGGTTGGTTCGAGTCTGAATTTGTAGGCTTTTAGAATTAGCATTATTACTCAGTGTGTAGTAAATTATCTCACTATCTTACCGTATATCCGGTTAATTTCAATGCAAAAATATAAAATCAACCGTTCAAGACATGCAGCGTTTCTTTTACATGTTCACCTTGTCTTTGTGACTAAGTACCGAAAGAAAGTACTCAGTGGCTTGCACTACAAAGCATTTCATCAGTATGCAGGTGAAGTGTGTCGCGACTTTGGGGCTGATTTAAAGGAAAGTAACGGAGAGTCCGATCACGTTCATATGCTGATCGAGTACCCGCCCACAGTGCAGTTGTCAGTACTAGTAAACTCGCTGAAAGCGGTAACGTCTCGTCGTCTGCGTAATGAGTTTCTAGACTTGCGTGGGGCTTACGGCAAGCCAGTGTTGTGGTCTCGATCATACTTTGCAGGTTCGTGCGGGGGAGCACCGCTGGAAGTTGTTAAGCAATACATTCAAAATCAGCGTGGCTGATCATTCTTCGGGCTTTTCAAGCCCGACCAAATTCCCCTCCCACCTTATGTCGGTGGGAGTACCCTTTGGAGGTTAAGATGGATAATATTTTTTAAGCTCTTTCGGTGTAATTAAAATCTTTTCATCAGAAATATTAACATTATTAAGCTCATCTTTTTGCATGATCATTTTCTTTACCTATTTAACTTTTTATCCTGCATTGCATTACACCGATTTGAGGTACAGCTATACGATAACATGAACTGTAAATATTACAATCCATTGGCGACAACATATAGTAACATTTGCTTTACTAATGAAATTAAAGCGGAAAAAAAATATATAATTGAATGAAAATAAACAAAAAAAATTATACCTACATTAAAGAAAAATATTTTTCTGTTTATAAAAAATTACACAAAAGATTTAATAAAACAATGTTTGATAATGTAATTAAGCTGAAAATAGATAATAAAAAAGCTCGCAAAAACTGCGAGCTTTAAAGATTGTTAGGATGTAGCGAAGAGCGAATTATTTAGTATTCAAGCGCTCTTTGATACGAGCAGCTTTACCCGAACGCTCTCGCAGGTAATACAATTTAGCTCTGCGAACAGCACCACAACGTTTAACTGTGATACTATCTATAACTGGTGAATGTGTCTGGAATACCCGCTCGACACCTTCACCATTAGAAATTTTACGAACCGTAAATGCTGAATGCAAACCGCGGTTACGAATAGCGATAACCACGCCCTCGAATGCCTGCAGACGTCTTTTAGAACCTTCAACCACCCATACCTTAACTTCTACGGTATCACCTGGACGAAATGAAGGAATATTTTGCTTCATTTGCTCTTGTTCAAGCTGTTTAATAATGTTGCTCATAATTACTCTCTTACCCTAGGTAAACTGATATATACAAGACAGTGTGATACAGTGTCTCAATTAATACGTTGTTGTTCTTCATATTCCTGTTGGAATTCTGCCAACAACATTCTCTGCTCGTCAGTCAGAGCTAGGCTTGTTAGAAGTTCAGGTCTTCTAAGCCAAGTTCGGCCTAGTGACTGTTTTCTTCTCCAACGCTCTATTTCTGCATGGTTGCCCGACAATAAGACACTCGGAACTTCCATACCTTCTAACACCTCAGGACGGGTATAGTGAGGACAATCAAGTAACCCAGTCATGAAAGAGTCCTCTTCCGCTGATGCATGATGACCTAATACACCAGGAATAAACCGGGAAATTGAATCGATCATTAACATTGCTGGTAATTCTCCTCCACTAAGAACATAATCACCAATTGACCATTCTTCATCAATTTCGGTTTCAATGATCCGTTCATCAATACCTTCATATCGACCACAAACTAAAATAAGCTTTTTATTTGCCGTTAATTGGCAAACTCCTTGCTGATTAAGTTTGCGCCCCTGTGGTGAAAGATAAATTACTTTAGCATCTTCACCGATCACAGATTTTGCTGCATGAATGGCATCTCTAAGAGGCTGCACCATCATCAACATACCTGGACCTCCGCCATAAGGGCGATCATCTACAGTGCGGTGCCTGTCGTGAGTATAATCTCGCGGATCCCAACACTGTATATTCAATAGGCCATTTTTTACTGCGCGACCTATCACCCCATACTCGGTTATTGCGCGAAACATTTCTGGAAACAGGCTAATAATCCCAATCCACATCTTGCGTTCCACTCATAAAACCTGCAATTGGCGTTTAAAAACCAGGATCCCAATCTACTTCAATTGTCTTAGTAGTAAGATCAACGTTTTTGATCACCTGCTCATCAAGAAACGGTATTAACCGCTCTTTAATACCGAATGCATCTTTCAGATTTGCTTTAATTACCAGCACATCATTTGAGCCTGTTTCCATTAAATCCTGAACATAACCCAAACTATAACCTTTAATAGTTATGACCTGGCAACCAATCAGATCTTTCCAATAATACTCATTACCTTCAAGTACAGGTAGTTGCGCTGAATCAACGATAATTTCGCAATTAGTCATTGAATTAGCCGCACTTCTATCATCAATATGCTTTATTTTGATGATAATATCTTGGTTATGATGTTTCCAACCTTCTAACTCCAGTCGTTGCCACTGACCAGAACGTTGAATAAACCAAGGCTGATACTCAAAAATATCTTCGGTATATTCGGTGGATGAAAAAACTCTGAGCCAACCACGAATGCCATGGGCAGAGCCTAATTTTCCTAATACAATAGGATTAACAGGGATCTTAAGGCAAACCTCTTTGCTCATCACCACCACCGTAGTAAATTAAGCTGCTTTTTTTGCTTGTTTGATCAGTGTTGAAACACGATCAGAAACTGTTGCACCTAAACCAACCCAATGCTCAACACGATCTAAATCTAAACGCAACTCTTCCGCATTACCTGATGCGATAGGGTTAAAAAAACCTATACGCTCAATAAAGCGACCATCACGTGCATTACGGCTATCTGTGACAACGATTTGATAAAATGGACGCTTCTTTGCGCCACCACGAGCTAAACGAATTGTTACCATAACATCCTCATTAGTTAACAAAACAACCAGACCCTATCGAGGAATAGAGTCTGGTTGTTATATAAAAAGCCCCAAGATTCTACTCTTTTTAAGATAAAAAGCAATCAAAAGTACGAATTGTTTATTTAATGTTGGTTGTTAAGCACCAGGGAAACCCGGTGGCATCATCCCTTTCATTCCACGCATCATCTTAGCTAATCCGCCTTTTTTCATTTTCTTCATCATACGTTGCATATCATCAAACTGCTTAAGTAGCCGATTAACATCCTGTACTTGTGTGCCAGAACCGGCTGCAATGCGCCTCTTGCGTGATCCTTTAATAATTTCGGGTTTTTGTCGTTCTTTAGTAGTCATTGAGCTAATAATTGCTTCCATTCTGACCAACATTTTATCATCCATTTGTGACTTAACCGCATCAGGAACTTGGGATATACCTGGCATTTTACTTAACATACTGGCCATACCGCCCATATTGCGCATCTGTTTAAGCTGCTCAAGAAAATCATTTAGATCAAAACTATTCCCTTTTTTAAGTTTATGAGCAAGCTTCTCCGCCTTTTCACGGTCAACTTTGCTTTCTATCTCTTCAATCAGCGATAAAACATCTCCCATACCAAGGATACGGGAGGCAATCCTGTCAGGATAAAAAGGCTCTAAGCCATCAATTTTCTCCCCTATTCCCAAAAATTTAATGGGTTTACCAGTAATATGGCGGATTGATAATGCGGCACCACCACGAGCATCACCATCAATTTTCGTTAATATAACACCGGTTAATGGCAATGTTTCATTAAAAGACTTAGCAGTATTAGCCGCATCTTGCCCAGTCATTGCATCAACAATAAATAGGGTTTCAATTGGATTAACAGCACGATGGATTGTCTGAATTTCTTCCATCATGGCTTCATCAACATGCAGACGCCCAGCGGTATCGATGATTAGCACATCATAAAATTTTAATTTTGCATGTTGTAACGCATTAATCGCAATCTCAACGGGTTTTTCGCTTGAGGTGGATGGAAAAAAATCAATTCCTACCGTTTGAGTGAGTGTTTCTAATTGCTTAATGGCAGCAGGACGATAAATATCAGCAGAAACGACTAACACTTTTTTCTTCTGTTTTTCTTTTAATATTTTACCTAATTTAGCCACAGTGGTGGTTTTACCCGCACCTTGCAAACCCGCCATAAGAATAACAGCCGGAGGTTGTATGGCTAAATTTAAAGCGCTATTCTCCTCACCCATTGCTTTGGTGAGCTCATTTTGCACAATTTTAACAAATTCTTGCCCTGGTGTTAGACTTTTATTGACATCTTGACCTACTGCACTTTCTTTTACCGATTGAATAAATTCGCGTACGACTGGCAAAGCAACATCCGCTTCTAATAGCGCCATGCGAACTTCACGTAAGGTTTCTTTAATATTGTCTTCAGTCAATCTTCCACGGCCACTAATATTGCGCAAGGTACGCGAAAGTCTGTCAGTTAAATTATCAAACATGTGCTTAACTCAATTCTGTTAAAGGGATCTGCTGTCAGTTAATTTTTTATTATAACACGATGATAATTCAATCTCTGCATCGAGTTTAATAAGAATAGTGAACAACAGTTGGAGGCAATGCTGGCAAACGCTATACTAACTTACTCACATTTAATAAATTAGCTAACAAATAAAAACATTATGTCAGTATTCGCTATTATCGCCATTAGTACCTATTTTTTGAGTGTGCTACTTATTATGCCAGGTTTAGCTGGTAAACAAAAAATTTATGCCAGGCTGACTCTGGTATTAGCAGTTATTGCTCTGCTAAGCCATGGTATCGCATTAAAAACATTGATCTTTGTTAGCGGAGGTCAAAACTTAACCTTATTAAATTTAGGCTCTACCGTCAGTTTGTTAGTCAGTATCATTATGACCATTGTTGCTTTTAACGGTCGCGCCTGGTTTCTACTACCGATCGTTTATAGTTTATCTATTATTAATTTACTATTAGCAACCATTATGCCTGGTGAGTTTATTACCCACTTAAAAGCAAGTGTGACTACTTTTATTCATATCGGGTTAGCATTATTAGGCTATGCAACCCTGATTATTGCTGCTTTATATGCCCTACAATTAGCTTTATTAGATTATCAATTAAAAAATAAAAAATTAATATTTACACCGGATATACCACCATTAATGGTTATTGAACGTAAAATGTTCCATATTATCCAAGTTGGGGTCATTTTACTCACTCTCACCCTCGGGACAGGAATGATTTTTATGGATAATGTTTTTAATAAAGAAAACATCCATAAAGCTATTTTATCCATTTGTGCTTGGGTTATTTACCTTATTTTGTTATGGGGTCACTTTCATCACGGATGGCGCGGTAGAAGGGTTATCGTGTTTAATCTGATTGGCGCTTTTATTTTAACATTGGCTTTTTTTGGTAATCGATTGCTACAGCATGTAGTAACCATTTAATTTTTAGACTATTTTACAATTAACTGATGAACAATATAGGAATTTTACCTTGGAGCAAGTCTCAACCAGTACTTTAATCATTATACTTATAGTCATGATTATTTTATCAGCCTATTTTTCTGCCTCAGAAACAGGAATGATGACCCTTAATCGATATCGATTACGCCATTTAGCCAAACATGGCCATCAAGCTGCTCGTCGCGTTGAATCACTATTAAAACAGCCAGATCGCCTAATCAGTCTTATTTTGATTGGTAATAATTTGATTAATATATTAGCCTCATCGCTAGCAACCATTGTCGGAATGAGACTTTACGGCGATGTTGGTGTTGCTATTGCTACTGGTACCTTAACTTTTGTGATCCTGGTTTTTGCCGAAGTGTTACCCAAAACCATGGCGGCACTCTATCCAGAAAAAGTGGCTTTTCCTAGTAGTATTCTGCTTAAACCGCTACAGAAATTGATGTTACCCGTTGTTTGGTTATTTAACACAATCACCCTTATGTTCATGCATTTCTTTGGCATTAGATCACCCATTATCAGTAGCGATGCGATTAGCAAAGATGAATTGCGTACGATTGTTAATGAATCTAAAAGTAAACTTTCTCGCCGTAATCAGGATATGTTGATCTCAATTTTAGATTTAGAAAAAGTTACCGTCGGCGACATTATGGTTCCTCGCAATGAAATCGTTGGCATTGACATTAATAGCGAATGGAAATCGATTATCCGCCAATTAACACACTCGCCACACGGGCGAATTGTTCTTTACCGAGATACCCTTGATGATATTATCGGCATGCTACGTGTTCGTGAAGCCTATCGATTGATGGTCGAAAAGAAAGAATTTAACAAGCAAAACCTAATCAGAGCGGCGGATAAAATTTATTTTATTCCAGAGAGTACGCCATTAAATATACAACTAATAAAATTTCAACGTAATAATGAAAAAGTAGGGATTATTGTTGATGAATATGGTGATATTCAAGGACTGGTGACGGTAGAAGATATTATTGAAGAGATTGTTGGTGATTTTACTACCTCAATGTCGCCCAGTTTAGCCGAGGAAGTTTTACCCCAAACCGATGGCTCTGTATTAATTGATGGAACTGCTAATATACGAGAACTCAATAAAGCTTTTGATTGGCACTTATCTGTTGACGGCGCCAGGACTATCAATGGTTTGTTATTAGAAGAGCTAGGTGACACTCCCATGCTAAATACTGAAATCCTGATAGGTAAGTACCGTTTTGAAGTATTAGCTATCAATGGTAATGTTATCAAACAAGTTAGAGCAATGCCGATTGATTTAGCCTTTACGACAGAACAAAAATCATCCTAGCTAACGTTTTAGCCGCCTTTTATTAAGCTATTTTATGATGATAACTGAGTTAATTTTTCTTTCGATAACATCAATTCGCCATTTTTATTAATAACTATACCACTTTCAATCACATTGCAAGCAATTTGCTGCGCTTCAATTAAAGAGTGCATTTCATAAGTACCACACTGATATTTATTTAACTCAGGTATTTGATTTTGAGCTGTGACCTTCAATACATCTTGCATGGCCATTTTCCAAGCGTCAGCAACACATTGTTCATTAGGCTGACCAATTAGACTCATATAAAATCCTGTTCGACAACCCATCGGTGAGATATCAATAATTTCTACATCACTACTATTAAGGTGATCACGCATAAAACCGGCAAATAAGTGTTCTAATGTATGGATGCCTTTCTCCGTTAATAGCTGTTTGTTTGGCTCACAAAAACGAAGATCAAATACTGTGATCGTATCACCATGAGGAGTCTTCATCATTTTAGCAACACGCACAGCAGGTGCTTTCATCTGGGTATGATCAACCATAAAACTATCAAGTAGTGGCATTATTGTAACCTCTAAAAATTAATTTTTTACAAAATAAATGGAACTTCTCACCATATTGCAAGTCTTACTTAGGCAAGACGCGAAAATTGTTATCATCCTATTCTCTAAGAGATTTATTTTGGCCACTTTGTAGTGGCCATTTTCTTTTATTATCACCCTGCATGTTTCTGCAAGTAGCGCTCAAAACTTATTTTATCTGCTTGTTCAATTGCTAATTGTTTGCGAATTGAGGCGTGATGAACATTAGTAAACTCAGTCGCTGTTATCACTTCATAAGGTTCATTGATTAATTGCTGATAATATCTTTTGGCTAACTGTAAGCCATATTGACTAATGCTTTGTTCAATCATTGGCGATAATATTTGGCCAGAATAAGTAAGCTCTGGATTTTCAAACATTGCTATCAATTGAGAACAAATTTCACGATATCGGGTATTACCGCTCACATCTAACACATCAGCAACTCTAATTAAATCATCAAATAATATCTGCCCTACTTCTTTTAAAGGTCTCATTGATTCACCGCAACCAACACCGATTATTTGTCCAGGTTTACGACCTTCAAGGATCACTCTATTCCAATTCGTTCGACAACAATTTAACTCTTTTTCATCCATCAAGGGTGCATCTGCTAACCCACACCAGATTAAAAACAGATCAAGAAAATGGATCTGAGCTTCATCAATACCAATGGCAGTAAATGGGTTAATATCCAAAGCTCTAACTTCAATATATTCGATTCCTCTTTTTAACAGTGCATCGGACGGCGACTCATCACCAATGAGCACTCGTTTGGGCCGAATAGGCGCATATAATTCATTTTCAATTTGTAAAATATTGGTATTCAGCTGCAAATGTTTGCCATCTTTATTGTATATACCTAATTTTGTGAATTCAGGCGATGGCTGTTTTATCGCTTGTTTAAGGCCAGTAACATAAGTCGATAGATCATTAAAGGTAATACTCAGATCACTTTGGAATTTATTGGTATATCCCAAATCACTCATTCGTAGTGATGTAGCATAAGGTAGATAATAGGTTCCTTTAGCTGTCTTCTCAAAAGGAAGATGCCTGACCTTGCCGTGCAAAAAAGAACCACAA is a genomic window of Arsenophonus apicola containing:
- the gshA gene encoding glutamate--cysteine ligase — encoded protein: MIPNVSKALSWLEARPNILQGLRRGIERETLRITPTGDLAKSPHPNSLGKALTHPWITTDFAEALLEFITPVDNNIGHVLAFLRDLHRYTARHLDHELMWPLSMPCFIKRQDNIKLAQYGVSNIGRFKTLYREGLKNRYGALMQTIAGIHYNFSLPIEFWQAWVGVKNAETGKDKISAGYFRLIRNYYRFGWVIPYLFGASPAICGSFLHGKVRHLPFEKTAKGTYYLPYATSLRMSDLGYTNKFQSDLSITFNDLSTYVTGLKQAIKQPSPEFTKLGIYNKDGKHLQLNTNILQIENELYAPIRPKRVLIGDESPSDALLKRGIEYIEVRALDINPFTAIGIDEAQIHFLDLFLIWCGLADAPLMDEKELNCCRTNWNRVILEGRKPGQIIGVGCGESMRPLKEVGQILFDDLIRVADVLDVSGNTRYREICSQLIAMFENPELTYSGQILSPMIEQSISQYGLQLAKRYYQQLINEPYEVITATEFTNVHHASIRKQLAIEQADKISFERYLQKHAG
- the luxS gene encoding S-ribosylhomocysteine lyase encodes the protein MPLLDSFMVDHTQMKAPAVRVAKMMKTPHGDTITVFDLRFCEPNKQLLTEKGIHTLEHLFAGFMRDHLNSSDVEIIDISPMGCRTGFYMSLIGQPNEQCVADAWKMAMQDVLKVTAQNQIPELNKYQCGTYEMHSLIEAQQIACNVIESGIVINKNGELMLSKEKLTQLSS
- a CDS encoding CNNM domain-containing protein — protein: MEQVSTSTLIIILIVMIILSAYFSASETGMMTLNRYRLRHLAKHGHQAARRVESLLKQPDRLISLILIGNNLINILASSLATIVGMRLYGDVGVAIATGTLTFVILVFAEVLPKTMAALYPEKVAFPSSILLKPLQKLMLPVVWLFNTITLMFMHFFGIRSPIISSDAISKDELRTIVNESKSKLSRRNQDMLISILDLEKVTVGDIMVPRNEIVGIDINSEWKSIIRQLTHSPHGRIVLYRDTLDDIIGMLRVREAYRLMVEKKEFNKQNLIRAADKIYFIPESTPLNIQLIKFQRNNEKVGIIVDEYGDIQGLVTVEDIIEEIVGDFTTSMSPSLAEEVLPQTDGSVLIDGTANIRELNKAFDWHLSVDGARTINGLLLEELGDTPMLNTEILIGKYRFEVLAINGNVIKQVRAMPIDLAFTTEQKSS